The DNA window CTCCTTAACTATGTTTTTGCTGGTTATAACATTAGTATATTTCACGTAGAGCCTGTTGCACATCCACTTATTGAACGTGTCAATCTTTTCGGTCGCCTTCTGTTCGACGTCCTCCATTATGAGGTCTATCATCTAATTGACTTCAGACAATGTTTCTGGTGTTTCTTTAGCAACACCTTTTCCCTTTCCTACGACTTCGGCATGTTTGGGATTTGGAACCGACTCAAAAATACACGTAACCCCTCGCGCTGCTCTAAGCATGGCAAACGGAGACATGTTCTTTGCAAATATTTTCTATGGAGTGACACTAGTAGGTATATCATCCGTCTGAACGGGTGATTCTTCAATAGTATCAGTAGTAGTAGTCGAGGGCACAGTCTCCTGCTCTACTTCAGGCAAAACATCATCAATATTACCAGCAACATCGATCGCTACTAGTTTAGAGAGGAAGACAGTCATGTCTTTCCCCTGATTTTTCTCAGCATGTTCACCAATTGTCTCAGCAGTTAGTCCAAAAATATGTTCCACATTGGGAACTTTAACAATAGGTACTTCGACTAAGAGTATAGATGGAGTTATCTTGGAGGTCGTCTGAACAGTTGTAGACGCCTCCATCTGATTAGTTGGACGAGCATTCGTCTGATCAGTCGCTAAAGTCTTCGTCTGACCAATAGCAAGGTCAGGCGCCTCCAATAGCTTCTCGCGTTGACTGGAAAAAACCCTAGCTAGTGGCGATGGCGAGGCCGAGGATAGAGGAACAACATCGATAGGGGTTTCCTCGGTTCTCTCCCTTTTAAGAACTGAGTCAACTTCGCTAGTTTTTCTAATGGGTGCCTTTTCTAGTTTTTGGCACTAGCGGTGGACTAAGATTTTTTTCTATTCTTCGTAAATCTTCGCGAGAttttgaacaagttcaagtgcggaacagCTAGCTGGATTTGAAGCGTCAAATAAATGAATGTAACCAACAGAAAGTAAAAGGATACTGGGAGTTTTATgcatgttcggagataaaactcctacgtcaccctttcttcctcAACATgaatgatattcactagaagacttgaTTTATATAGTAACTGCACAAACCCAGTCAAAAAATACACGACTTAATAATTGTCTGCTTTTGAACTTTAatctaactctctgttgaacaaaacaacatatgttcaacttacaatattgagatttcacacaaaaaaaacagtatataaattatagaaTGATCACACAGACAGACAATAGGTAATTCGCACTTGAGCTTTAGAGTGAGAGAGATTAAGATTTAGATGGCAAGAGCGAGTGTGACAGATAGCAAGCAAGCGAGAATGATCGGGAGATTCGTCTATTGTTCTTGGATAGctatttatacttgaagtaCACCAACTGTCGAATCTTCTACTTGGACATGTGTCCTCAAACTGTTGGACGGCCGCCACCAATAGTACGAGATTGTAAAACAGAGATATTATCGttgggatcgtggtcgtaccggactgatagtgcgccgaatattctttgaGATCGTGTTGTATTGGAAAGGTACAACGAGGGAAATTTAAATGATAACAACGTACGTGGTAGTTGTTTATTAGTTGTTTGAGCTGACTTGTCAGACTGTTGAAAGCGAGAACTACAGATGAGTTGGGTAGATAATCAGACGCTTCTTCAGACGTCTGTTGGAGTCGGACGATGTTCGACtacgcacttctttagaccacgtctaattaAGTTAGACGATGTTtgatgtaattagacgacgtctgctcgcgcattactcagaccatatctgaagtaattagacgacgtctgctcgcgcattacTCACACCTAGGGCTGAAAATGAGACGAGCTgctcgtgagctgctcgcgagtagctcggtcaaagctcgactcgagctcggtcaaactCGAGCTTGAGcatgctcgagctcgactcgttatataatcgagccgagttcgagtagtTATATACTCGGCTCGAGTACTCGACAAGCTActcgaatatatataatttatattaatatattttatatttaatttatattttatatatattttttaatttatatttaatattttatattttatattttatattttatattttatattttatattttatattttatatttactttttataatataaaaaattgtaatactttaattaaatataaaatatgagtattaaaatataaaatataaatttataccctaAATGGCTAAATCCCTAACGGGCACCCTCCCTCTTCATAGTTCATTCTTCTCCAGTTCTCCTCCAAAGTCCAaaatccctaaccctaacctTTCTCCTCCAAAATCCCTAACCTCTTCTCCTCCATAGTTCATTCGGACAGCCGCCAACAAAGAACTAGGTTTTCATCAAACGAGAAAGCAAACGTCACCAAGGAGCTCAATGCAAAGCACCGAAAGGTTTTCATCGTTTTccccttttttattttcatttcaatttcttctttattCTCTTTCGATCTTGCATAGATTCGATATGTTATACTTCCGATCTGTCAACAAAGAACTAGATTCTCTTCAATTTAATATCTGCATTTAGGAATCTTGCTAATATGAATACTGTAATACTGCATTTAAGTCTGTACTCTGTAATACCTAAATCCCTAAAAACCACTTCTGTAATACTATAATACTGTCCCAAATCAAAGGTTGAACGAAATTGGTATGAGTTATCTTCAATTTAATGTTTGCATTTAGGAATCTTGCTAATATGAATACTGTAATACTGCATTTAAGTCTGTACTCTGTAATACCTAAATCCTTAAAGACCACTTCTGTAATACTATAATACTGTCCCAAATCAAAGGTTGAACGAAATTGGTATGAGTTATCTTCAATTTAATGTCTGCATTTAGGAATCTTGCTAATATGAATACTGTAATACTATATTTAATACTACATTTAATGTCTGTAATACTGCATTTAAGTCTATAATACCTAAATCCCTAATGACCGCTTCTATAATACTGTAACAGTAATACTGTCTCAAATCAAATGTTGAACGAAATTGGTATGAGTTATCTTCAATTTAATGTCTGCATTTAGGAATCTTGCTAATATGAATACTGTAATACTGCATTTAATACTGCATTTAATGTCTGTAATACtgcatttaatgaaattttctaATATTACGCAGATAAGAATCTTTACACCATTCGTGAGGTTCCTTTTACAGATATTCGGTCTTTCAACAGGTAATCTCTCATGCTGCTTCGTTTATATTTACAGTTAGAAAGTATGTTTTTGCATTACGTCCTTGTCATATGATATAATTCTAACTCAtcatatattatgaattttttggtGGCTTTTAGATCAATTATGTCCGTAGATGGTGTAGCAGCTGTAGATGAAATTGAGAGCAATGAAATTGGTGCTGAACTTCAACAAGATGAAACAATTGTTTCGCATGCTGGGGAAGAATCACAAAAAAATCAAGATCCAGAAGAACATGAGAAAGAAGGTTTCCGtatcaataaaaaaagaaaaacttcaAGTGTTTGGAATAATTTTGAATCTGTTACAGTGGCGGATGGAAGTAAAAAGGCAAAGTGCAAGCATTGCTCTTCTTTTTTATCAATATGCAAAGGGTCTACAACAAGTCTTTTGAGACACAGTTCAAACTGcataaaaaagaagataaatttgAGAGAAGTCGAACGACAAATGAAGCTAAACTATTTGCCAAGTGACTCAGGTTCAAATTCTCTCCCTTATTTACATACTGGAAAATTTGATATGGAACAAATGAGAGAGGCAGCTGCTAATTGGGTTATGATGCATGAACATCCATTCACCATTTTAGATGAGGAAGGATTTAATTTGATGATGAAACGAGGGATGCCGGAATGGAAAAAAATTAGTAGAGTTACATGCAAGGCAGATTGCGTTAAGATTTTtgagattgaaaaaaataagttgaaaaAACTTTTGGAAAGTGTTCATACAATCAGTTTGACAACTGATTGTTGGAAATCAAAAAATTGAATACATGGTTATTACAGGCCATTGGATTGATTTTTCTTGGAAGTTACAAAAAAGGGTTCTAAGTTTTGCAAATATTCCACCACCAAGAGGGGGTCTTCAGATTTCTGATGCTATTTTCAAATGTATGAAAGAGTGGGGTATTGAGAATAAAGTTGTAACAATTACTGTTGACAATGCTTCTAATAATGATGTAGCTATTCGGTATATGAAAGATACCATTCGAAGGTCTAGAACATTGCCATGTGATGGAAATCTATTCCATGTGCGTTGTTGTGCACATATATTAAACTTATGTGTTCAAGATGGATTAGGGGTGATTGAAGATATAATTGGTGATATTCGAGAAGGCGTGGAATATGTTAATCGCTCAGAGGCAAGGCGTGTACAATTTGTTGAGTGTGTGCAACAATTGCAGTTAAAAGATCAGAAATTGATTCGTGATTGCAAAACAAGATGGAACTCTACATTTGAGATGTTAAGTTGTGCACTCAAATTTAAAGAAGCTTTCAAAATGTTCAATGAATGCGATCCTTTCTATGATTGTTGCCCTTCAGAAGAAGGTTGGGAGAAGGCACGGAAAATTTGCTCACTGTTAAAAGAATTTTGGACAGCAACACACATCATTTCAGGTAGTGAATATCCCACTTCTAATTTGTTTCTTCAAAaagttcaaaaaataaaatctacctTGGATGGGCATGTGAATGATGAGGATTCTTTTATTAAAGAATTGGTTTTGAAAATGAAGACAAAATTTGACAAGTATTGGGGTGAGTGCAATTTGTTGATGGCTTTAGCTGCAGTTCTAGATCCAACCAAAAAAATGTTAGCAGTTgagttttgttttcaaaaactttattcCCATGGTGATGCCCAAAGAAATATTTGTAAGGTTAAAGATGCTCTTGTTAGCCTTTATGATGTCTATGTTGCTGAAAATGCTTGTGAAAGGATTTCTCGTTCATTCCATTTGGAAAATATTGGCTCTTCCAATTCTAATACGACTCAACGTGATTCTTCCTCCAATTGGGATGACTTTGATGCTTATTGTGCGGAAATTGAGACTTCAGAGCCttcaaaatatgaattattagaCTATCTCGAAAATGGTCGTTTGAAGAAGAGTGAAATTCCTAAAgatttttcatgtttagattgGTGGAAAATGAATAGACTACAATATCCAGTGTTATCAAAAATGGCCGCTGATATTTTAGCTATTCCAGTAAGTTCGGTAGCTTCCGAAGCAACATTTAGTGCTGGGACGAGGGTCATTGATTCTTATCGTTCATCACTTTCCCCAGAGACGGTGCAAGTTCTTCTATGTGGAGGAGATTGGCTTCGACATTTGCATGGAGTGAAAAAAAATACGAGGGTAAGtggaatttaatattttttattttacgttaacatatattattatttgaacattaatttaactacttattatctgaagtaattagacgacgtctactcgcgcattactcaAACCACGTCTGAAATAATTAGACGATGTCTACTAGCGCATTACTCAGATCacgtctgaagtaattagaagacgtctactcgtgcattacttcagaccatgTCTGATGTAATTTGACGgtgtctactcgcgcattactcagaccacgtttgaagtaattagacgacgtctgctcgcgcattactcagaccatgtctgaagtagttagacgacgtctacttgtgcattacttcagaccacgtctgatgtaattagacgaagtctactcgcgcattacttcagaccacgtctgatgtaattagacgacgtctgctcgcgcattactcagaccacatttgaagtaattagacgatgtATGCTCGTgcattacttagaccacgtctgaagtaattagacgatgtctgctcgcgcattactaagaccacgtctgaagtaattagacgatgtctgctcgcgcattactaagaccacgtctgaagtaattagacgacatCTGCATAGACATACTTCTTTAGATCTGTACCTGCATAGAGGCAAATtacccaacttagttttattcaaatcacatcatcaaaactatgttgtacatattctcttaaattaattaattatttcttaattaattaattttcttttttttatttaacttaatctaacagaTAACCTGAGGCAAAAAACTTTGTAtccttctttattttctttaaagtGAAATTAGGTGACGAATGAAGTGGACATGGCTCTTTTGAGTGTACCACTATCAATATGTTTCttcttgtatttttat is part of the Impatiens glandulifera chromosome 1, dImpGla2.1, whole genome shotgun sequence genome and encodes:
- the LOC124924956 gene encoding zinc finger BED domain-containing protein RICESLEEPER 2-like, whose translation is MVITGHWIDFSWKLQKRVLSFANIPPPRGGLQISDAIFKCMKEWGIENKVVTITVDNASNNDVAIRYMKDTIRRSRTLPCDGNLFHVRCCAHILNLCVQDGLGVIEDIIGDIREGVEYVNRSEARRVQFVECVQQLQLKDQKLIRDCKTRWNSTFEMLSCALKFKEAFKMFNECDPFYDCCPSEEGWEKARKICSLLKEFWTATHIISGSEYPTSNLFLQKVQKIKSTLDGHVNDEDSFIKELVLKMKTKFDKYWGECNLLMALAAVLDPTKKMLAVEFCFQKLYSHGDAQRNICKVKDALVSLYDVYVAENACERISRSFHLENIGSSNSNTTQRDSSSNWDDFDAYCAEIETSEPSKYELLDYLENGRLKKSEIPKDFSCLDWWKMNRLQYPVLSKMAADILAIPVSSVASEATFSAGTRVIDSYRSSLSPETVQVLLCGGDWLRHLHGVKKNTRVSGI